A region from the Sphingomonas sp. S2-65 genome encodes:
- a CDS encoding OmpW/AlkL family protein, producing the protein MNIFRIGAGLIGAVAVMAAMPACAQSEARTGIQAGDVLLRARAILVAPNERSGDILPAFPGEKASVDNSAMPELDLTYMATDHIGFELIASTTKHSASGRSGTTGSIGKLASTWVLPPTLTAQYHFNPQGAVRPYVGAGINYTVFWDEKASGGLEAAVGKTRVHMDDSVGWAGQIGVDLDLTPRLFLNLDVKYIDIDTAARLRTTAAGTQSVMLHLDPLVFGVGLGLRL; encoded by the coding sequence ATGAACATCTTCCGAATCGGCGCCGGCCTGATCGGCGCGGTAGCGGTCATGGCGGCGATGCCCGCCTGCGCGCAGAGCGAAGCGCGCACCGGCATCCAGGCCGGCGACGTGCTGCTGCGCGCCCGTGCCATCCTGGTCGCGCCGAACGAGCGCTCGGGCGACATCCTGCCGGCCTTCCCCGGCGAGAAAGCGAGTGTGGACAACAGCGCCATGCCCGAACTCGACCTGACCTATATGGCAACCGACCATATCGGCTTCGAACTCATCGCCTCGACCACCAAGCACAGCGCCAGCGGACGGTCGGGAACGACCGGATCGATCGGCAAGCTCGCCTCCACCTGGGTACTGCCGCCGACGCTGACCGCGCAATACCACTTCAATCCGCAAGGCGCGGTTCGGCCATATGTCGGCGCGGGCATCAACTACACGGTCTTCTGGGACGAGAAGGCGTCGGGCGGGCTCGAAGCCGCAGTCGGCAAGACGCGCGTCCATATGGACGATAGCGTCGGTTGGGCGGGGCAGATCGGAGTCGACCTGGACTTGACGCCCAGGCTGTTCCTCAACCTCGACGTCAAATATATCGATATTGACACCGCTGCCCGGCTGCGCACCACGGCGGCAGGAACCCAGTCGGTGATGCTGCATCTCGATCCGCTGGTGTTCGGGGTCGGGTTGGGCTTGCGGCTTTGA